TTCGTCGCTACGATGAATTTTTGCGCTGGGTCAATCGGTTTACCGTTAAAGCTCAGATCCTTGATCCGGCTTGCGGATGCATTTACAACGGTTGCTTTGCCGTCATACTTGGCTGGTTGTGTCACATCGATCTGATACGTTACACCATCGATAACATCGAAGTTGTAGGTTGGGAAGTCGTTGTTGATCAGTTGTTGTTGTCCACCTTTAGCCGGGTCGATCTGGTTGAACTGGCCTGCAGACCATTCCAGCCACTCTTTCAGTTCTGCGCCGTTAACCATTACAGCATGTACCGTATTTGGATATACGTACAGGTCAGCAACGTTTTTGATCGCAATGGTGCCTTTAGGAATATTCGTGTAATACGAAGCGCCTGAACGTCCACCGGCTTTGAACGGTGCACCTGCGGACAATACAGGGATTTTCTCATATTCCGTACCTTGCATATGTTTTTCGACATACCATTTCTGTGCATTCGTTACGATCTGAATGGATGGATCATCCTGAACCAGAGCGAAGAAGCTGTTGATAGGTGCAGTCGTTTCGCCCACCGGACCACGAACATACTCCAATGTACCTTCATGCTCTTCATGAACCGCATCAATGATGTCCTGATCCGCATCTACTAGTGGCTTTTTGTTGGCTGTGTCATAGATTGGGCGAGCTTCCGTTTTGGAATCCACCACTTTCCATTTGCCATCAACCAGTTCCAGATCCAGGTCGATGATACCAAGATGATCACCCCAGAACCCTGGCTCTACAGCAGGAACGCCATTAATTGTACCTTTCTCCAGGTCTACCCCTTTTTTGCCCGCAAAATCAGCACTTGGGAATACTTTGTGAGCATGTCCAAACAGAATGGCATTAATGCCTTCTACCTGGCTCAGATACAGTACGGAGTTCTCCATCAGATCCGTTTGAGGGATATCCTCAAATCCGGAGTGAGGGATGGCTACAATAATGTCGGCACCTTTTGCTTTCATCTCAGGAATGAATTTTTTCGCGGTAGCAATAATATCCTTGGCGATTACTTTGCCTTCAAGGTTGGCGCTGTCCCACTGCATGATTTGAGGCGGCACAAATCCGATCACACCTACTTTGATCGTATGTTCTTTGCCAGTCTCATCCGTTACTTTTTTATCCAAAATCTCATACGGTGTGAAATAGTTCTTGTCATTTGTCTCATCATCATCACCATCGTCTACATAGACATTGGCATTAATGTAAGGGAAGTTCGCTCCCTCCAGCGTCATGTCCAGGAAGTCCAGACCATAGTTGAACTCATGGTTACCGATGTTACCTGCATCATAATCGAGCAGATTCATCGCTTTATATACAGGGTGAGTCTCACCCTTTTTCAGTGGATCAATCTTCGCAACATAGTCTCCCAGCGGGTTACCCTGAATCAGATCACCATTGTCGAACAGCAAGCTGTTCTTGGCTTCATCACGTGCTTTTTTGATCAGTGTAGCTGTTTTGGCGAGTCCATACTGGTCTGTCTCTTTGTCGGAATAATAATCATAGTTAATCAGATTGTCATGAATATCTGTGGTCTCCATGATCCGCAGTTTAACTTTGGTAGCATCCGCAGCCGATACAGGTACCGGAAACACCGCAAGCACGTTTAATGCAACCAAAGCGGCAGTCAGGCTTGATAATACTTTTTTTCTCATTTTCAAAATAACCCCTCCCGGTTATGTACATTGAATCATGCATTAATGGGCAAACGAAGAGCGCAGAAAAAGATAGATTTCATGGGTTGTGCGTACTGACGCTCTGATGACATGCATCGGAATTTCAGGTAAGTTTATCTCACATGAACATCTATTTATGTCTGTGCTTGTCGTTTACATTCCAAATCATAACGCAATGATCAGCCATTGAAAAGCATTATTTTTACATTACCCGCACATACCTAGGCGAGTTTACATTATCATGCGTGATTTCGACAATTTTTTCAACATTTTAGTAGGTATTTAGTGCTTATTATCTTTAAAATACGTATATTACATGTGTCTTACATGTATATCCAATTCAGCGTTATTCATCCATACCAAAAACCGTGAAACCATAATGGCTTTCACGGTTGGATTAAACTCTGCACGTATTTTCGCATAAGGACGCTACTTTGCAGAGGTTATTTTCATATTCGGATTATTGTTCCCACACATGATGTTCATGATCTTTCCCCGTGTATTCAATACGAGTCGGGGTGATGTCCAGAATGACGTAATTAGGATCATTAGGTCCATCGAACCACGCCTTCAGTTCGTCGTTCCACACTTGCTCACGCAAGCCTTCGTTCTTTGTCACTTCACAGGTTCCTTCGATCTCAACTACTTCCTTGGAACCACCAGCCTCATAACCAAGTAGCAGGCTAACATTCGGATTATTCTTCAGTTCCTCTACTTTGTGTGTACGGCGGTTCGTTGCCAGATGAATGTTCAGTCCATCGTTGAAAAGCGCCATATAGCGGGATTTCGGTTTACCATTCTCCACAGTCGAGAAGCTGCAAAAAGGGTTGTTTTCCAATGCTTTTACAATGTTTTGTTCCAATTCAGTCTGGTTCATGGGAAGTGCTCCTTTCGGTTTTGGGAGTATATTGGAAGGACTATGTAGAAGGCCGTTGCGGGTACGGATCGTTCTTTGGATCGCTGTTATCCCCAGATTTTTTTTGATTCCCTTTTCTCAAGGGAAAAATCCGGTGATAAAGGCGAACGCTTTGCTTCCTCAGAATCGATTCCGTCCCCTCCACTACGTCTACTGTTCTTCCGATTAAGGGTGGATAATAAAAAGTACAAGAGAAGTGTAGTTGTTACCATCTCTTTGTGTTTAATGACAGTTCATTAATCCCTTATTACTAGAGAAAGCTGCAAATGCTTTTGTAATAAGCCTGTACTTATAGTGTACCCACCTCACCTATGGTGAATCCATGAACCGATACGCAAACGTGACCAAATTGGAAAAGTTCTTTATAAAAATGTTTACATAAAGGGGTTAGCACGATATTTCTTCTTGGCTGATTTAATTCAGATCTCCAAGATAGATTGATGAAGAACCCGATTTAAGAAGCAATTCACCAATGGTTTTTGGATATAAACGAATCTGGGACAGCTCTTCAAGTGCAATCCATTCCACGGCGACTTGGTGGTCGTCTGGATTGGAGCCTTCAAAAATAGTTGCAGCTGGATCTAAGAGGCTGCACGCAAAATAAAATTCAACCTGGTGGATATCTGCATCCCACTCGGCGAATTCATGATTTTTACCGATATACTCCCGGATATGTAACAGCTCTCCAACGTTCACAGCCTGACCAATCTCCTCCAGACATTCGCGTGCGACCGCATCCTTGAGCTCTTCACCTTTCTCCTGTCCTCCACCCGGGAACACATAAGCGGTACCATATTGGTCTTCCAGCCGGATGACCAGCAATCGTCCATCCTGCACAATGACAGCCTTCGCCGAATTGCGTATGGGTTTCATTCTGTTCATTCACTCCTTTTCATTCCAAAATTTCAAAGTTCAATCCGAACAACCTAATACTACGATTGTTCTGCTGAACAGGCGTATCATCCCGTGGTATGCGCGGATAACTTAATGCATTCCGATTCCAACACGTGACGAATCTCTTGCGCAAATGCGAGAGCGTTTGCTCCGTCACCGTGGATACAGACCGTCTCTGCCTTAATGGGAACCAACATACCATCCGTGGATGCAACCACGCCATCTTTCACCATCCGAAGCACTTGAGCAATCGCTTGTCCCGATTCTTCAATGAGGGCTCCAGCTTGGCTGCGAGGAGTTAACTGTCCGTCCGTCCCATAGGTTCGATCTGCAAACACCTCGCTCACACTGCGCAGACCGATGCGATCCGCAGCGTGAATCAACTCACTGCCCGCCAGACCATACAAATACAGTTCAGGCTGTACTTGATAGATCGCCTCCACGATGGCTTCAGCAAGCTTCGCATCTTCTGCGGCCATATTATATAAAGCACCGTGCGGTTTCACGTGATGCATTCGCCCTCCGCTTGCCCGAACAAAGGCATCCAGCGCTCCGATCTGATATACCACCATGTCATATGCTTCCCTTGGCGTAATCTCCATTCGTCTTCTGCCAAACCCTTGCAAATCCGGCAACCCGGGGTGGGCTCCAATTGCAACCCGATGCTCCAATGCCCTCTCTACCGTCATCCGCATCGTAGCCGGGTCCCCTGCATGAAACCCGCAGGCAATATTGGCTGACGTAATTAAGGGCAGAATGGCTTCATCCGATAGCGTGCGATATACACCATAACTTTCGCCCAGATCACAATTGATATCCAAAGTTTTCGAGGTATTCATTAAGTGCCCCCCATTCCTGCCATTCTTCTGCGTATCAGTTTATCCATGAGTTGCATATTGATTTCCTGTTCCATGTACAACTGCCGGGCTTGATCATGCGTAATCTTTTTAAAGAAAATTTGGGTTCCTGGCCTAGCCTGAGCCAGGATAGGCATATCCACCCGAGCTACCTGTGCAATGACAGGATAACCTCCAATCGTCTGATGGTCCGCCATCAAGATGATTGGCTGACCATCCGGTGGCACCTGCACCGTGCCATAGGTAACGGCTTCAGACAGCCGATCCAAGGGCTGATCCAGCTCCAGTCTGGAGCCTTGCAAGCGATAGCCCATCCGATCGGATTGCGAAGAAATCACGTATTTTTCGGCATAGAATTGTCCAAGACTTTCTTGGCTGAACAGCGAACTATCCTTGCTCTCCATCACACGAATAACAGGTTGCCCATAATAGTCAGGTCTTTCACGTTCAGATAAAAGCCACGCAGGCGCCAATATTCGGTGGTCTCGCTCACTCTCCTTTACCTGCTGCTCCATACGCTGCATCCATACTCGTGCTTCGGCAGAAGGTTCACCATTGGATAACAGATCCTCCACGCGCAAGGCTCGCCCATCCAAACCGCCAAGACCTGTCTTGAGATCTGTACTTCGACTTCCCATCACTTCAGGCACAGCTATTCCGCCCGCAATCGCCAGATAACCACGCAAGCCATGACGACATTGGCCAAACTTCAGTACACTTCCTGCCCGCACCAGCACAGGACGCCACAAAGGTACAGGCAGATGATCCACCGTTGCCGTCAGATCGGCTCCACATAATGAGACTAGCTGGCTCTCCTGAAATCGAAGCTCTGGCCCCCTCATCGTCATCTCCAGTACTGCCGCATGTCGGGAGTTGCCCACAAGCATATTGGCTGCTCTGGCTGCAAAGGTGTCCATGACCCCTCCAGGATGAATACCATACCGGCGATAGCCGGTTCTGCCTTCATCCTGAACGGTAGATAACAGACCAGGGCGAATCACTTCGATACTCATCGTTCGCCCTCCTTCCGCTTCAACGCCAGATAGTCCTGCATCGTAATCTGTTCAAATCGAACCCGATCACCTGCTGCCAGCAAACTCGGTATGTTCTCATCCGGCCGAAACAACCGGAGTGGCGTTCGTCCAATACATTGCCATCCTCCGGGTGTGTCCACTGGATATATTCCCGTCTGTTTGCCACCAATACCTACTGTACCCGCCTCAACCCGAAGCCTTGGCGTTGCACGTCTGGGCGTAGTAATCTGTTCAGACAACCCGCCGAGATATGGAAAACCCGGTGCGAATCCTATCATATGTACGAGATAATCCCCGGATGTATGAATCGCAATAACGTCCTCTGCGGTCAGTCCATGTTCACTGGCAACGTAGTCCAGATCAGGCCCCCACTCGCCACCATAACATACGGGAATCGTGACCGTTCTGGGTTTGCCTTGGACGGATTCCTTCATTTGATTCAACTGCTGAAGCAGAATACGGCATAACTTGGGGTACGGGGAGATGAACGGATCATAAAATACTGTAACGGACGTATATGAAGGCACCCATTCGATCATGGCTGGCAGAGTGCTTCTTTCCAGCAAAGCACATACAGACATCACTCTGCGCTGCACAGCGTCAGACAATTGATCCCCGCAATCGATGGTAACCGCTGTCTCACCCAGCGGAGATAAGATCTCCTCCGTCCATGCATACGGCTGTTTGGTCATGTGCCATCTCCCCCTTTGTCCACAAAGTTTGCTAGCGTTTTAACGTCAGAGCATCCATCTATTAAGACTCCCTGGACGAATCCAAATGCACGCTGCAGTTGTACAGTTCGCATTGCCACGTATCATCTTTCTTGGCAATCCGGGTAATGGATGTGTTGGACAGCTTCACGCTGATATCCAGTTCAGGCACCAGACCTCGCAGTGTATTCCGTAGAACGGCTCCGTGACTGACAACGATCACTCTACCATCGGGGTGCTGCTGTACAATATCCTCAAGCATCGCACTGCCTCGAACAGTCCCTGCATCCGCAAGCTCCCGTCCCAGATCCAGGGTACTCCAGTCCACTCCCCACTTGGCTATACGTTCTGCTTCCGTCGTTCCTTCGACCTGACCCCCGCCCATCTCGCGAAGTCTAGGGTCCAGATGAATCTCCTGAATACCCAGGCGATCACCAATGATGCGAGCCGTCTCACTTGCACGTTCCAAGTCACTTGCATAGATGGCATCCCAGGATTCTTCGGCCAGCCTCGCGGCAAGTAATACCGCCTGTTCCCTACCATCCTGATCCAGCGGATTATCCGTCTGTCCCTGTGAACGTTTTTCCTTATTCCACGCTGTACTTCCATGGCGAATCAATGCAATTTGAGTCATTGTTGTTCCTCACCTTTTTCTATATGAAGTTCTTCTTCTGTAAAATGTTTGCGTGCCTTCGGCTTGGCAAATTTGCCGCCATTATATTGAGCAGACCCGTTTCTCGGAATCGAGAGACTGTCCCAAGCTGTTTCTTTGAGCATTTTCGCGGCAAATACAATCTGCCCGACATGATACGGATAATGCGCCAATTGCCGAATAATTGCCTCCATAACGGTATGACCTTCATTGCGAATGTATATGATATGAGACAATTGTTCCGGGGTAAACGAACGAATGGCTTCGAGTAGGCATGTCCAGCCTTCTTCCCATTTAGCGAGCAACTCTTCCCGGGATGCAATATCATTCACGAATTCAGCATCTCGCTCACGCCACGGTTTCTCACCATCTGTTGTCAGTACGTCCGTCCAACGGGACAGCATATTGCCCCACAGATGTTTTACGATTACCGCAATGCTGTTCGCGTCTTCATTCCAGGATTGA
The nucleotide sequence above comes from Paenibacillus sp. W2I17. Encoded proteins:
- a CDS encoding LamB/YcsF family protein, whose protein sequence is MNTSKTLDINCDLGESYGVYRTLSDEAILPLITSANIACGFHAGDPATMRMTVERALEHRVAIGAHPGLPDLQGFGRRRMEITPREAYDMVVYQIGALDAFVRASGGRMHHVKPHGALYNMAAEDAKLAEAIVEAIYQVQPELYLYGLAGSELIHAADRIGLRSVSEVFADRTYGTDGQLTPRSQAGALIEESGQAIAQVLRMVKDGVVASTDGMLVPIKAETVCIHGDGANALAFAQEIRHVLESECIKLSAHTTG
- a CDS encoding biotin-dependent carboxyltransferase family protein; protein product: MSIEVIRPGLLSTVQDEGRTGYRRYGIHPGGVMDTFAARAANMLVGNSRHAAVLEMTMRGPELRFQESQLVSLCGADLTATVDHLPVPLWRPVLVRAGSVLKFGQCRHGLRGYLAIAGGIAVPEVMGSRSTDLKTGLGGLDGRALRVEDLLSNGEPSAEARVWMQRMEQQVKESERDHRILAPAWLLSERERPDYYGQPVIRVMESKDSSLFSQESLGQFYAEKYVISSQSDRMGYRLQGSRLELDQPLDRLSEAVTYGTVQVPPDGQPIILMADHQTIGGYPVIAQVARVDMPILAQARPGTQIFFKKITHDQARQLYMEQEINMQLMDKLIRRRMAGMGGT
- a CDS encoding pyridoxamine 5'-phosphate oxidase family protein; translated protein: MNQTELEQNIVKALENNPFCSFSTVENGKPKSRYMALFNDGLNIHLATNRRTHKVEELKNNPNVSLLLGYEAGGSKEVVEIEGTCEVTKNEGLREQVWNDELKAWFDGPNDPNYVILDITPTRIEYTGKDHEHHVWEQ
- a CDS encoding NUDIX domain-containing protein; translation: MKPIRNSAKAVIVQDGRLLVIRLEDQYGTAYVFPGGGQEKGEELKDAVARECLEEIGQAVNVGELLHIREYIGKNHEFAEWDADIHQVEFYFACSLLDPAATIFEGSNPDDHQVAVEWIALEELSQIRLYPKTIGELLLKSGSSSIYLGDLN
- a CDS encoding histidine phosphatase family protein, yielding MTQIALIRHGSTAWNKEKRSQGQTDNPLDQDGREQAVLLAARLAEESWDAIYASDLERASETARIIGDRLGIQEIHLDPRLREMGGGQVEGTTEAERIAKWGVDWSTLDLGRELADAGTVRGSAMLEDIVQQHPDGRVIVVSHGAVLRNTLRGLVPELDISVKLSNTSITRIAKKDDTWQCELYNCSVHLDSSRES
- a CDS encoding DUF1572 family protein, with the translated sequence MDMNQVFLETAEKQFLYYKQLGEKAMAQLESEQLFQSWNEDANSIAVIVKHLWGNMLSRWTDVLTTDGEKPWRERDAEFVNDIASREELLAKWEEGWTCLLEAIRSFTPEQLSHIIYIRNEGHTVMEAIIRQLAHYPYHVGQIVFAAKMLKETAWDSLSIPRNGSAQYNGGKFAKPKARKHFTEEELHIEKGEEQQ
- the pxpB gene encoding 5-oxoprolinase subunit PxpB → MTKQPYAWTEEILSPLGETAVTIDCGDQLSDAVQRRVMSVCALLERSTLPAMIEWVPSYTSVTVFYDPFISPYPKLCRILLQQLNQMKESVQGKPRTVTIPVCYGGEWGPDLDYVASEHGLTAEDVIAIHTSGDYLVHMIGFAPGFPYLGGLSEQITTPRRATPRLRVEAGTVGIGGKQTGIYPVDTPGGWQCIGRTPLRLFRPDENIPSLLAAGDRVRFEQITMQDYLALKRKEGER
- a CDS encoding bifunctional 2',3'-cyclic-nucleotide 2'-phosphodiesterase/3'-nucleotidase; the encoded protein is MRKKVLSSLTAALVALNVLAVFPVPVSAADATKVKLRIMETTDIHDNLINYDYYSDKETDQYGLAKTATLIKKARDEAKNSLLFDNGDLIQGNPLGDYVAKIDPLKKGETHPVYKAMNLLDYDAGNIGNHEFNYGLDFLDMTLEGANFPYINANVYVDDGDDDETNDKNYFTPYEILDKKVTDETGKEHTIKVGVIGFVPPQIMQWDSANLEGKVIAKDIIATAKKFIPEMKAKGADIIVAIPHSGFEDIPQTDLMENSVLYLSQVEGINAILFGHAHKVFPSADFAGKKGVDLEKGTINGVPAVEPGFWGDHLGIIDLDLELVDGKWKVVDSKTEARPIYDTANKKPLVDADQDIIDAVHEEHEGTLEYVRGPVGETTAPINSFFALVQDDPSIQIVTNAQKWYVEKHMQGTEYEKIPVLSAGAPFKAGGRSGASYYTNIPKGTIAIKNVADLYVYPNTVHAVMVNGAELKEWLEWSAGQFNQIDPAKGGQQQLINNDFPTYNFDVIDGVTYQIDVTQPAKYDGKATVVNASASRIKDLSFNGKPIDPAQKFIVATNNYRASSSKLANPDGKRIVLAAPDENRQVIIDYIRENKTINPAADGNWSLAPIKPSAGLTAAALNDLEVVFASSPDAKDLVEANPAMSFIGTNDDGFAEYGMKLTGEATTTPKPGTEPAPTPTKPTKPTDPTTPTKPTTKPQPEKPAGGKVVYVVKKGDNLYRIGLKYGVDWRKLATANQISNVHNLKVGQKIVIPAS